GGAATGTCGGCTGTTCAACCGGTGAGGAGGCTTACTCCATCGCCATGCAGATTCAAGACTATCTTGATAACAACAAAATGAGGCTTGACGTCAAGATTTTTGCAACCGACATTGATCAGGATGCCATTGCCTACGCCGGGGCGGGCACCTACCCGGCGAGTATCGCTGCAGACGTTGATGTCAGGTATCTGAGTAAATATTTTGATAAGACATCGGAAGGATATAAGGTTAAAAAAAATATTCGGCAAATGGTCATCTTCGCCGTTCATAATATCATCAGTGATCCCCCCTTTACTAAAATCGACATGCTTGTCTGTCGCAACCTGCTCATCTACTTACAGCCGGTCTTACAAAGAAGAATTTTTCAGTCCTTTCACTTCATCTTGCGCGAAAATGGAGTGCTTTTCCTCGGCAACAGTGAAACTATCAGCGCGGTAGAAGAGGCCTTTGAGCATATTGACGTCAAACAGCGGATCTACAAACATAAGATAAACGGTGAAATCCCGGCCCCTGTAATCCCGAGACCAAGCGCAACAGATTATGCCTACTCCGCTGCCAGGGTTGCTTATGAAAATAAGCCGCATAGTGAGAGTACCCGACGCAACGGCGCTGTTGAAAAATATTACCAGAGGCTGATCAATAAGCTTGTCGGCACCCTTTTAGTTGTTAACGAAAACCGTGAGCTTGTTCAGTCCTTTGGTGATTCCAAGAAATTTATCAACCTGCCGAGTGGCAATGTCTCTCTTGATATTCTTGCCATGCTGCCGAGAGAGATTTCCCTCGGTGTTGCCTCGGCAATCCAGCGGGTGAGAAAGGAAAAAACACAAGTCGTTTATAACAATATCAGGATTGATGAAAAGAGTATTGAGGCCAGGGTAAATGTCATTGTCGATATGATTAGTGGTGCCAATAACTCCCCACTGTTCATGGTTTCTCTTGAGGAGGCTGCCGAAACAGAAAATCAGGAGAACGTTGTTTTTAGTGATGCCCAGGAGTATCTTACCAATGAGCGAATTAACGATTTGGAAAGAGAGGTTCAGTTCACACGGGAAAATTTACAGGCAACTATTGAAGAACTACAGACCACCAACGAGGAACTTCAGGCTACCAATGAAGAACTCCTTGCTGCTAACGAAGAGTTACAGTCTACTAATGAGGAGCTTCAATCGGTCAATGAGGAGCTTAACACTGTCAACGCCGAATATCAGAATAAGGTTTTAGAGCTTACCGAGTTAAACACCGACATGGATAACTTGATGACCAGCATGGATATCCCGACTATCTTTCTCGATAAAAACCTTTGTATTCGAAAATTCTCGCATGCTATGACCGCAGAAATTAACCTGCTCAGCCAAGATATCGGTCGACCATTGACAGATCTCAATCTCCCTATGTTTGGTAACACAACAAGAGATGCCCATCGGGTTATTAAAAGTTGTCAGCCTTTGGAAAAAAGCATCCGTCATAAAAATGGTTGGTTCGTTCAGCGAATTCTTCCTTTTATCAATAACAAGAAAAAAGTGGATGGAGTTGTGCTGGCATTGGTCAGAATTACCGCGCAAAAAAATGCTGAGCTTGCCTTGGAGGTGCAGCACAACCTCTTGCTTTCGGTCTTGGAGTCAAGTCCTTCTGCAACTATTTTAGTTGATAAAGAGTGTCGAATTAACTTTGCAAATCTCTATTCTGAGGAGATATTCGGAATTGAGCGCTCCCGGCTACAGCGTATGAGGATCAACTCAAAAAGGTTTAAATTTACTGACCTTGACGGCCAGACTATTCCGCCTAAAGAGAATCCCTTCTCTTTGGTGATTGAAAGCCAAAAACCAATGGAAAAATTTGTTTTTTGTCTGCACCGTGATGACGGCTCTCAGTTTGTTCTCAAATTAGGCGCTAATCCAATGTTTAATAAAAAGAAAGAGTTTGATGGCGCGGTTTTTAGGCTTGACAAGGTGGCCTATCAGTCAAGGCCATAACGATTAACCATAGTGAGGCAAACATGACCCCCCCAAATCATAAGCCCGTTGTCCTGGTTATCGATGATGACGAGGTCAATCGAGTCGTTTTGTCAAAAATTTTGAGCAAAGAAAATATTGAAGTCCATGCAGCCTCCGATGGCAAACAGGGCTGGGCTAAGGCAAAGGCGATGATCCCGGATCTTGTCCTGCTTGATATTTTTATGCCTGGAGAAGATGGCTTTGAGGTTTTGGCACGCTTTAAAAGTACACCTGAACTATGTGAGGTACCGGTATGTATTTTTTCTATTCTGGAAAGAGAAGAGAGTAAAAAGAAGGCCTTTGACCTTGGGGCTTATGCCTATCTGGCAAAACCGTTTGATATGAAAGAGGTTGTCGACCAGGTGAAAAATATTCTTGCCGCCGCACCTGAAAAGAAGATTGCGAAAGCGTAAGAACAGCAACCAACACAAACAAAAGGAAGTAAAAGATGCGTGCAGAGATTGCAGGACGTTACACCTTCTTCTCCATAGCATTGCTGGGCTTTTATCTTAGCGAGAAGCACAGCTTCCTTCTCTTTCACATTCTCATTGAGCTCACCGGTGTTGGTGTTGCAATGGGCATTTTTTTTATAGCCTGGAACTCTATAAATAGAATCGACAATCACTACACTGCCTTTATAGGTATTTTTCATCTTTTTATCGCTTTTATCTCGATCCTGCACGTTTTAGCTTACTCCGGAATGAATGTTTTTCCCGGCTTTGGCGCTGATCTGCCC
This genomic interval from Desulfobulbaceae bacterium contains the following:
- a CDS encoding PAS domain-containing protein → NVGCSTGEEAYSIAMQIQDYLDNNKMRLDVKIFATDIDQDAIAYAGAGTYPASIAADVDVRYLSKYFDKTSEGYKVKKNIRQMVIFAVHNIISDPPFTKIDMLVCRNLLIYLQPVLQRRIFQSFHFILRENGVLFLGNSETISAVEEAFEHIDVKQRIYKHKINGEIPAPVIPRPSATDYAYSAARVAYENKPHSESTRRNGAVEKYYQRLINKLVGTLLVVNENRELVQSFGDSKKFINLPSGNVSLDILAMLPREISLGVASAIQRVRKEKTQVVYNNIRIDEKSIEARVNVIVDMISGANNSPLFMVSLEEAAETENQENVVFSDAQEYLTNERINDLEREVQFTRENLQATIEELQTTNEELQATNEELLAANEELQSTNEELQSVNEELNTVNAEYQNKVLELTELNTDMDNLMTSMDIPTIFLDKNLCIRKFSHAMTAEINLLSQDIGRPLTDLNLPMFGNTTRDAHRVIKSCQPLEKSIRHKNGWFVQRILPFINNKKKVDGVVLALVRITAQKNAELALEVQHNLLLSVLESSPSATILVDKECRINFANLYSEEIFGIERSRLQRMRINSKRFKFTDLDGQTIPPKENPFSLVIESQKPMEKFVFCLHRDDGSQFVLKLGANPMFNKKKEFDGAVFRLDKVAYQSRP
- a CDS encoding response regulator — its product is MTPPNHKPVVLVIDDDEVNRVVLSKILSKENIEVHAASDGKQGWAKAKAMIPDLVLLDIFMPGEDGFEVLARFKSTPELCEVPVCIFSILEREESKKKAFDLGAYAYLAKPFDMKEVVDQVKNILAAAPEKKIAKA